One genomic region from Sciurus carolinensis chromosome 2, mSciCar1.2, whole genome shotgun sequence encodes:
- the Ppm1a gene encoding protein phosphatase 1A, protein MGAFLDKPKMEKHNAQGQGNGLRYGLSSMQGWRVEMEDAHTAVIGLPSGLETWSFFAVYDGHAGSQVAKYCCEHLLDHITNNQDFKGSAGAPSVENVKNGIRTGFLEIDEHMRVMSEKKHGADRSGSTAVGVLISPQHTYFINCGDSRGLLCRNRKVHFFTQDHKPSNPLEKERIQNAGGSVMIQRVNGSLAVSRALGDFDYKCVHGKGPTEQLVSPEPEVHDIERSEEDDQFIILACDGIWDVMGNEELCDFVRSRLEVTDDLEKVCNEVVDTCLYKGSRDNMSVILICFPNAPKVSPEAVKKEAELDKYLECRVEEIIKKQGEGVPDLVHVMRTLASENIPSLPPGGELASKRNVIEAVYNRLNPYKNDDTDSASTDDMW, encoded by the exons ATGGGAGCATTTTTAGACAAGCCAAAGATGGAAAAACATAATGCCCAGGGGCAGGGTAATGGGTTGCGATATGGGCTAAGCAGCATGCAAGGTTGGCGTGTTGAAATGGAGGATGCACATACAGCTGTGATCGGTTTGCCAAGTGGACTTGAAACATGGTCATTCTTTGCTGTGTATGATGGGCATGCTGGTTCTCAGGTTGCCAAATACTGCTGTGAGCATTTGTTAGATCACATCACCAATAACCAGGATTTTAAAGGGTCTGCAGGAGCACCTTCTGTGGAAAATGTAAAGAATGGAATCAGAACAGGTTTTCTGGAGATTGATGAACACATGAGAGTTATGTCAGAGAAGAAACATGGTGCAGATAGAAGTGGGTCAACAGCTGTGGGTGTCTTAATTTCTCCCCAACATACTTATTTCATTAACTGTGGAGACTCAAGAGGTTTACTTTGTAGGAACAGGAAAGTTCACTTCTTCACACAAGATCATAAACCAAGTAATCCGCTGGAAAAAGAACGAATTCAGAATGCAGGTGGCTCTGTAATGATTCAGCGTGTGAATGGTTCTCTGGCTGTATCAAGGGCCCTTGGGGATTTTGATTACAAATGTGTCCATGGAAAAGGTCCTACAGAGCAGCTTGTCTCACCAGAACCTGAAGTTCATGATATTGAAAGATCTGAAGAAGATGATCAATTCATTATTCTTGCATGTGATGGTATCTGGGATGTTATGGGAAATGAAGAGCTTTGTGATTTTGTAAGATCCAGACTTGAAGTCACTGATGATCTTGAGAAAGTTTGCAATGAAGTAGTCGACACCTGTTTGTATAAG GGAAGTCGAGACAACATGAGTGTGATTTTGATCTGTTTTCCAAATGCACCCAAAGTATCACCAGAAGCAGTGAAGAAGGAGGCAGAGTTGGACAAGTACCTGGAATGCAGAGTAGAAG AAATCATAAAGAAGCAGGGAGAAGGCGTCCCCGACTTAGTCCATGTGATGCGCACATTAGCAAGTGAGaacatccccagcctcccaccAGGGGGTGAATTGGCAAGCAA gcgGAATGTAATTGAAGCTGTTTACAATAGACTGAATCCTTACAAAAATGATGACACT GACTCAGCATCAACTGATGACATGTGGTAA